The Roseofilum reptotaenium CS-1145 genome has a window encoding:
- a CDS encoding proteasome-type protease: MTYCLGIITCSGLVLAADSRTNAGVDYISTYRKLFDFSLPGERVIILCTSGNLSVTQAVVSSLKKDIKVQQDLNLHSLPTFHEIARYIGSKTRQLLEQDRAWLEKDGIDYHCNFLVGGQIQGEDPELYLVYTQGNSIQATPETPFLQIGETKYGKPILDRTLNFDTPVEVAAKAAILSIDSTMKSNISVGPPINLVMYERDSLAIRHQLELPLRDPYLGRLRKTWEVALNQAVESIPNIDWEYYAQEDDGDLTTD, from the coding sequence ATGACCTATTGTCTTGGCATTATCACCTGTTCTGGTCTGGTGCTGGCGGCAGACTCGCGAACCAATGCTGGAGTGGATTATATTTCCACTTATCGTAAGTTATTTGATTTCTCCCTACCTGGAGAACGAGTGATTATCCTGTGTACTTCGGGGAACCTCTCTGTTACCCAAGCGGTAGTCTCTAGTTTGAAGAAAGATATTAAAGTGCAGCAGGATCTTAATTTGCATTCTCTACCAACTTTCCACGAAATTGCCCGCTATATCGGCAGTAAAACCCGGCAATTGCTCGAACAAGACCGAGCTTGGTTGGAAAAAGACGGTATTGATTACCATTGTAACTTTTTAGTGGGGGGACAAATTCAGGGGGAAGACCCAGAACTTTATCTGGTTTATACACAGGGTAATTCAATTCAAGCGACTCCAGAAACCCCGTTTTTACAAATTGGGGAAACTAAATATGGTAAACCGATTCTCGATCGCACGTTGAACTTTGACACCCCAGTAGAAGTTGCAGCGAAAGCAGCGATCTTATCCATCGATTCTACGATGAAATCGAATATTTCCGTAGGGCCACCTATCAATCTTGTAATGTACGAACGGGATAGTTTGGCGATCCGCCACCAGCTTGAACTTCCTCTGAGAGACCCTTATTTAGGCAGGCTTCGCAAAACCTGGGAAGTTGCTCTCAACCAGGCAGTTGAAAGTATTCCCAATATTGATTGGGAGTATTACGCCCAGGAAGACGATGGAGATTTAACCACAGATTAA